In Carya illinoinensis cultivar Pawnee chromosome 16, C.illinoinensisPawnee_v1, whole genome shotgun sequence, a single window of DNA contains:
- the LOC122298542 gene encoding UPF0481 protein At3g47200-like isoform X7, protein MDGTVFLQESKSKLVRSALRFFKNGMKRSDFIARDIHQMDRVPILHLLDLVRSSLIPSNIRQGKKIFFDTTFIHCISKLRLAGIKVSQGKALSLLEVKFKRGVIEMPNIVINVLMRCVLLNCVALEQCQQRSSKYFSGYATFLDCLVSTEEDVEYLHERNVIDNYLADDSKLAGFINHASKDLVINDSDDFYLGELFEDVDRHYQNRWKWKWTSFNREYFDKPWLLLSAAGGILLVVATSFQAVMAFLTYKYKNC, encoded by the exons ATGGATGGTACCGTATTTCTACAG GAAAGTAAATCCAAGCTGGTGCGTTCTGCTTTGAGATTCTTTAAGAACGGAATGAAAAGATCCGATTTCATTGCAAGGGACATCCATCAAATGGATAGGGTCCCGATCTTGCATTTGCTGGACTTGGTTCGGAGTAGTTTAATACCATCCAATATCAGACagggaaaaaaaatctttttcgaCACTACATTCATTCACTGCATCTCGAAGCTCCGGCTAGCAGGGATTAAGGTCAGTCAGGGCAAGGCGCTCAGCCTCCTAGAAGTGAAATTCAAGAGAGGTGTGATTGAGATGCCAAACATAGTCATCAATGTCTTGATGAGATGTGTGTTGCTGAACTGTGTGGCACTCGAGCAGTGCCAACAGAGAAGCAGCAAGTACTTTTCGGGTTACGCTACTTTTTTGGACTGCCTGGTGAGCACCGAAGAGGACGTCGAGTACCTTCACGAGCGCAATGTCATTGACAATTACCTTGCCGACGACTCCAAGCTTGCGGGCTTCATTAACCATGCGAGCAAGGATTTGGTAATCAATGATTCTGACGACTTCTATTTGGGGGAATTGTTCGAGGATGTGGATAGGCATTATCAGAATAGATGGAAGTGGAAGTGGACGAGCTTCAACCGGGAGTATTTTGACAAGCCGTGGTTGCTTTTGTCGGCAGCGGGGGGCATTTTGCTAGTAGTGGCTACGTCATTCCAGGCCGTAATGGCCTTCTTAACTTACAAGTATAAAAATTGCTAG
- the LOC122298542 gene encoding UPF0481 protein At3g47200-like isoform X8, with amino-acid sequence MVPYFYSKSKLVRSALRFFKNGMKRSDFIARDIHQMDRVPILHLLDLVRSSLIPSNIRQGKKIFFDTTFIHCISKLRLAGIKVSQGKALSLLEVKFKRGVIEMPNIVINVLMRCVLLNCVALEQCQQRSSKYFSGYATFLDCLVSTEEDVEYLHERNVIDNYLADDSKLAGFINHASKDLVINDSDDFYLGELFEDVDRHYQNRWKWKWTSFNREYFDKPWLLLSAAGGILLVVATSFQAVMAFLTYKYKNC; translated from the exons ATGGTACCGTATTTCTACAG TAAATCCAAGCTGGTGCGTTCTGCTTTGAGATTCTTTAAGAACGGAATGAAAAGATCCGATTTCATTGCAAGGGACATCCATCAAATGGATAGGGTCCCGATCTTGCATTTGCTGGACTTGGTTCGGAGTAGTTTAATACCATCCAATATCAGACagggaaaaaaaatctttttcgaCACTACATTCATTCACTGCATCTCGAAGCTCCGGCTAGCAGGGATTAAGGTCAGTCAGGGCAAGGCGCTCAGCCTCCTAGAAGTGAAATTCAAGAGAGGTGTGATTGAGATGCCAAACATAGTCATCAATGTCTTGATGAGATGTGTGTTGCTGAACTGTGTGGCACTCGAGCAGTGCCAACAGAGAAGCAGCAAGTACTTTTCGGGTTACGCTACTTTTTTGGACTGCCTGGTGAGCACCGAAGAGGACGTCGAGTACCTTCACGAGCGCAATGTCATTGACAATTACCTTGCCGACGACTCCAAGCTTGCGGGCTTCATTAACCATGCGAGCAAGGATTTGGTAATCAATGATTCTGACGACTTCTATTTGGGGGAATTGTTCGAGGATGTGGATAGGCATTATCAGAATAGATGGAAGTGGAAGTGGACGAGCTTCAACCGGGAGTATTTTGACAAGCCGTGGTTGCTTTTGTCGGCAGCGGGGGGCATTTTGCTAGTAGTGGCTACGTCATTCCAGGCCGTAATGGCCTTCTTAACTTACAAGTATAAAAATTGCTAG
- the LOC122298542 gene encoding UPF0481 protein At3g47200-like isoform X3, translated as MSPTGVDSNRSDLGALAWMVPYFYRYFLLLENQIPFFVLEEIYALTHNISVKESKSKLVRSALRFFKNGMKRSDFIARDIHQMDRVPILHLLDLVRSSLIPSNIRQGKKIFFDTTFIHCISKLRLAGIKVSQGKALSLLEVKFKRGVIEMPNIVINVLMRCVLLNCVALEQCQQRSSKYFSGYATFLDCLVSTEEDVEYLHERNVIDNYLADDSKLAGFINHASKDLVINDSDDFYLGELFEDVDRHYQNRWKWKWTSFNREYFDKPWLLLSAAGGILLVVATSFQAVMAFLTYKYKNC; from the exons ATGTCGCCG ACAGGAGTCGACTCCAACAGATCTGATCTTGGAGCCTTGGCATGGATGGTACCGTATTTCTACAGGTACTTTCTCCTGCTTGAGAATCAGATCCCTTTTTTCGTTCTGGAAGAGATATATGCGCTTACCCATAATATTTCTGTCAAGGAAAGTAAATCCAAGCTGGTGCGTTCTGCTTTGAGATTCTTTAAGAACGGAATGAAAAGATCCGATTTCATTGCAAGGGACATCCATCAAATGGATAGGGTCCCGATCTTGCATTTGCTGGACTTGGTTCGGAGTAGTTTAATACCATCCAATATCAGACagggaaaaaaaatctttttcgaCACTACATTCATTCACTGCATCTCGAAGCTCCGGCTAGCAGGGATTAAGGTCAGTCAGGGCAAGGCGCTCAGCCTCCTAGAAGTGAAATTCAAGAGAGGTGTGATTGAGATGCCAAACATAGTCATCAATGTCTTGATGAGATGTGTGTTGCTGAACTGTGTGGCACTCGAGCAGTGCCAACAGAGAAGCAGCAAGTACTTTTCGGGTTACGCTACTTTTTTGGACTGCCTGGTGAGCACCGAAGAGGACGTCGAGTACCTTCACGAGCGCAATGTCATTGACAATTACCTTGCCGACGACTCCAAGCTTGCGGGCTTCATTAACCATGCGAGCAAGGATTTGGTAATCAATGATTCTGACGACTTCTATTTGGGGGAATTGTTCGAGGATGTGGATAGGCATTATCAGAATAGATGGAAGTGGAAGTGGACGAGCTTCAACCGGGAGTATTTTGACAAGCCGTGGTTGCTTTTGTCGGCAGCGGGGGGCATTTTGCTAGTAGTGGCTACGTCATTCCAGGCCGTAATGGCCTTCTTAACTTACAAGTATAAAAATTGCTAG
- the LOC122298542 gene encoding UPF0481 protein At3g47200-like isoform X2 produces the protein MSCLQRISELEENITRCYSEEFNVAGIEFLEMMVVDACFIILIIEMFGFMKTGVDSNRSDLGALAWMVPYFYSKSKLVRSALRFFKNGMKRSDFIARDIHQMDRVPILHLLDLVRSSLIPSNIRQGKKIFFDTTFIHCISKLRLAGIKVSQGKALSLLEVKFKRGVIEMPNIVINVLMRCVLLNCVALEQCQQRSSKYFSGYATFLDCLVSTEEDVEYLHERNVIDNYLADDSKLAGFINHASKDLVINDSDDFYLGELFEDVDRHYQNRWKWKWTSFNREYFDKPWLLLSAAGGILLVVATSFQAVMAFLTYKYKNC, from the exons ATGAGCTGCTTGCAAAGAATAAGCGAACTTGAAGAGAACATCACAAGGTGTTATTCTGAAGAGTTCAATGTCGCCGGTATTGAATTTCTCGAAATGATGGTTGTTGATgcttgttttataatattaataattgaaATGTTTGGATTCATGAAGACAGGAGTCGACTCCAACAGATCTGATCTTGGAGCCTTGGCATGGATGGTACCGTATTTCTACAG TAAATCCAAGCTGGTGCGTTCTGCTTTGAGATTCTTTAAGAACGGAATGAAAAGATCCGATTTCATTGCAAGGGACATCCATCAAATGGATAGGGTCCCGATCTTGCATTTGCTGGACTTGGTTCGGAGTAGTTTAATACCATCCAATATCAGACagggaaaaaaaatctttttcgaCACTACATTCATTCACTGCATCTCGAAGCTCCGGCTAGCAGGGATTAAGGTCAGTCAGGGCAAGGCGCTCAGCCTCCTAGAAGTGAAATTCAAGAGAGGTGTGATTGAGATGCCAAACATAGTCATCAATGTCTTGATGAGATGTGTGTTGCTGAACTGTGTGGCACTCGAGCAGTGCCAACAGAGAAGCAGCAAGTACTTTTCGGGTTACGCTACTTTTTTGGACTGCCTGGTGAGCACCGAAGAGGACGTCGAGTACCTTCACGAGCGCAATGTCATTGACAATTACCTTGCCGACGACTCCAAGCTTGCGGGCTTCATTAACCATGCGAGCAAGGATTTGGTAATCAATGATTCTGACGACTTCTATTTGGGGGAATTGTTCGAGGATGTGGATAGGCATTATCAGAATAGATGGAAGTGGAAGTGGACGAGCTTCAACCGGGAGTATTTTGACAAGCCGTGGTTGCTTTTGTCGGCAGCGGGGGGCATTTTGCTAGTAGTGGCTACGTCATTCCAGGCCGTAATGGCCTTCTTAACTTACAAGTATAAAAATTGCTAG
- the LOC122298542 gene encoding UPF0481 protein At3g47200-like isoform X6, with the protein MSPTGVDSNRSDLGALAWMVPYFYSKSKLVRSALRFFKNGMKRSDFIARDIHQMDRVPILHLLDLVRSSLIPSNIRQGKKIFFDTTFIHCISKLRLAGIKVSQGKALSLLEVKFKRGVIEMPNIVINVLMRCVLLNCVALEQCQQRSSKYFSGYATFLDCLVSTEEDVEYLHERNVIDNYLADDSKLAGFINHASKDLVINDSDDFYLGELFEDVDRHYQNRWKWKWTSFNREYFDKPWLLLSAAGGILLVVATSFQAVMAFLTYKYKNC; encoded by the exons ATGTCGCCG ACAGGAGTCGACTCCAACAGATCTGATCTTGGAGCCTTGGCATGGATGGTACCGTATTTCTACAG TAAATCCAAGCTGGTGCGTTCTGCTTTGAGATTCTTTAAGAACGGAATGAAAAGATCCGATTTCATTGCAAGGGACATCCATCAAATGGATAGGGTCCCGATCTTGCATTTGCTGGACTTGGTTCGGAGTAGTTTAATACCATCCAATATCAGACagggaaaaaaaatctttttcgaCACTACATTCATTCACTGCATCTCGAAGCTCCGGCTAGCAGGGATTAAGGTCAGTCAGGGCAAGGCGCTCAGCCTCCTAGAAGTGAAATTCAAGAGAGGTGTGATTGAGATGCCAAACATAGTCATCAATGTCTTGATGAGATGTGTGTTGCTGAACTGTGTGGCACTCGAGCAGTGCCAACAGAGAAGCAGCAAGTACTTTTCGGGTTACGCTACTTTTTTGGACTGCCTGGTGAGCACCGAAGAGGACGTCGAGTACCTTCACGAGCGCAATGTCATTGACAATTACCTTGCCGACGACTCCAAGCTTGCGGGCTTCATTAACCATGCGAGCAAGGATTTGGTAATCAATGATTCTGACGACTTCTATTTGGGGGAATTGTTCGAGGATGTGGATAGGCATTATCAGAATAGATGGAAGTGGAAGTGGACGAGCTTCAACCGGGAGTATTTTGACAAGCCGTGGTTGCTTTTGTCGGCAGCGGGGGGCATTTTGCTAGTAGTGGCTACGTCATTCCAGGCCGTAATGGCCTTCTTAACTTACAAGTATAAAAATTGCTAG
- the LOC122298542 gene encoding UPF0481 protein At3g47200-like isoform X5, whose protein sequence is MVPYFYRYFLLLENQIPFFVLEEIYALTHNISVKESKSKLVRSALRFFKNGMKRSDFIARDIHQMDRVPILHLLDLVRSSLIPSNIRQGKKIFFDTTFIHCISKLRLAGIKVSQGKALSLLEVKFKRGVIEMPNIVINVLMRCVLLNCVALEQCQQRSSKYFSGYATFLDCLVSTEEDVEYLHERNVIDNYLADDSKLAGFINHASKDLVINDSDDFYLGELFEDVDRHYQNRWKWKWTSFNREYFDKPWLLLSAAGGILLVVATSFQAVMAFLTYKYKNC, encoded by the coding sequence ATGGTACCGTATTTCTACAGGTACTTTCTCCTGCTTGAGAATCAGATCCCTTTTTTCGTTCTGGAAGAGATATATGCGCTTACCCATAATATTTCTGTCAAGGAAAGTAAATCCAAGCTGGTGCGTTCTGCTTTGAGATTCTTTAAGAACGGAATGAAAAGATCCGATTTCATTGCAAGGGACATCCATCAAATGGATAGGGTCCCGATCTTGCATTTGCTGGACTTGGTTCGGAGTAGTTTAATACCATCCAATATCAGACagggaaaaaaaatctttttcgaCACTACATTCATTCACTGCATCTCGAAGCTCCGGCTAGCAGGGATTAAGGTCAGTCAGGGCAAGGCGCTCAGCCTCCTAGAAGTGAAATTCAAGAGAGGTGTGATTGAGATGCCAAACATAGTCATCAATGTCTTGATGAGATGTGTGTTGCTGAACTGTGTGGCACTCGAGCAGTGCCAACAGAGAAGCAGCAAGTACTTTTCGGGTTACGCTACTTTTTTGGACTGCCTGGTGAGCACCGAAGAGGACGTCGAGTACCTTCACGAGCGCAATGTCATTGACAATTACCTTGCCGACGACTCCAAGCTTGCGGGCTTCATTAACCATGCGAGCAAGGATTTGGTAATCAATGATTCTGACGACTTCTATTTGGGGGAATTGTTCGAGGATGTGGATAGGCATTATCAGAATAGATGGAAGTGGAAGTGGACGAGCTTCAACCGGGAGTATTTTGACAAGCCGTGGTTGCTTTTGTCGGCAGCGGGGGGCATTTTGCTAGTAGTGGCTACGTCATTCCAGGCCGTAATGGCCTTCTTAACTTACAAGTATAAAAATTGCTAG
- the LOC122298542 gene encoding UPF0481 protein At3g47200-like isoform X1: MSCLQRISELEENITRCYSEEFNVAGVDSNRSDLGALAWMVPYFYRYFLLLENQIPFFVLEEIYALTHNISVKESKSKLVRSALRFFKNGMKRSDFIARDIHQMDRVPILHLLDLVRSSLIPSNIRQGKKIFFDTTFIHCISKLRLAGIKVSQGKALSLLEVKFKRGVIEMPNIVINVLMRCVLLNCVALEQCQQRSSKYFSGYATFLDCLVSTEEDVEYLHERNVIDNYLADDSKLAGFINHASKDLVINDSDDFYLGELFEDVDRHYQNRWKWKWTSFNREYFDKPWLLLSAAGGILLVVATSFQAVMAFLTYKYKNC, translated from the exons ATGAGCTGCTTGCAAAGAATAAGCGAACTTGAAGAGAACATCACAAGGTGTTATTCTGAAGAGTTCAATGTCGCCG GAGTCGACTCCAACAGATCTGATCTTGGAGCCTTGGCATGGATGGTACCGTATTTCTACAGGTACTTTCTCCTGCTTGAGAATCAGATCCCTTTTTTCGTTCTGGAAGAGATATATGCGCTTACCCATAATATTTCTGTCAAGGAAAGTAAATCCAAGCTGGTGCGTTCTGCTTTGAGATTCTTTAAGAACGGAATGAAAAGATCCGATTTCATTGCAAGGGACATCCATCAAATGGATAGGGTCCCGATCTTGCATTTGCTGGACTTGGTTCGGAGTAGTTTAATACCATCCAATATCAGACagggaaaaaaaatctttttcgaCACTACATTCATTCACTGCATCTCGAAGCTCCGGCTAGCAGGGATTAAGGTCAGTCAGGGCAAGGCGCTCAGCCTCCTAGAAGTGAAATTCAAGAGAGGTGTGATTGAGATGCCAAACATAGTCATCAATGTCTTGATGAGATGTGTGTTGCTGAACTGTGTGGCACTCGAGCAGTGCCAACAGAGAAGCAGCAAGTACTTTTCGGGTTACGCTACTTTTTTGGACTGCCTGGTGAGCACCGAAGAGGACGTCGAGTACCTTCACGAGCGCAATGTCATTGACAATTACCTTGCCGACGACTCCAAGCTTGCGGGCTTCATTAACCATGCGAGCAAGGATTTGGTAATCAATGATTCTGACGACTTCTATTTGGGGGAATTGTTCGAGGATGTGGATAGGCATTATCAGAATAGATGGAAGTGGAAGTGGACGAGCTTCAACCGGGAGTATTTTGACAAGCCGTGGTTGCTTTTGTCGGCAGCGGGGGGCATTTTGCTAGTAGTGGCTACGTCATTCCAGGCCGTAATGGCCTTCTTAACTTACAAGTATAAAAATTGCTAG
- the LOC122298542 gene encoding UPF0481 protein At3g47200-like isoform X4: MSCLQRISELEENITRCYSEEFNVAGVDSNRSDLGALAWMVPYFYSKSKLVRSALRFFKNGMKRSDFIARDIHQMDRVPILHLLDLVRSSLIPSNIRQGKKIFFDTTFIHCISKLRLAGIKVSQGKALSLLEVKFKRGVIEMPNIVINVLMRCVLLNCVALEQCQQRSSKYFSGYATFLDCLVSTEEDVEYLHERNVIDNYLADDSKLAGFINHASKDLVINDSDDFYLGELFEDVDRHYQNRWKWKWTSFNREYFDKPWLLLSAAGGILLVVATSFQAVMAFLTYKYKNC; the protein is encoded by the exons ATGAGCTGCTTGCAAAGAATAAGCGAACTTGAAGAGAACATCACAAGGTGTTATTCTGAAGAGTTCAATGTCGCCG GAGTCGACTCCAACAGATCTGATCTTGGAGCCTTGGCATGGATGGTACCGTATTTCTACAG TAAATCCAAGCTGGTGCGTTCTGCTTTGAGATTCTTTAAGAACGGAATGAAAAGATCCGATTTCATTGCAAGGGACATCCATCAAATGGATAGGGTCCCGATCTTGCATTTGCTGGACTTGGTTCGGAGTAGTTTAATACCATCCAATATCAGACagggaaaaaaaatctttttcgaCACTACATTCATTCACTGCATCTCGAAGCTCCGGCTAGCAGGGATTAAGGTCAGTCAGGGCAAGGCGCTCAGCCTCCTAGAAGTGAAATTCAAGAGAGGTGTGATTGAGATGCCAAACATAGTCATCAATGTCTTGATGAGATGTGTGTTGCTGAACTGTGTGGCACTCGAGCAGTGCCAACAGAGAAGCAGCAAGTACTTTTCGGGTTACGCTACTTTTTTGGACTGCCTGGTGAGCACCGAAGAGGACGTCGAGTACCTTCACGAGCGCAATGTCATTGACAATTACCTTGCCGACGACTCCAAGCTTGCGGGCTTCATTAACCATGCGAGCAAGGATTTGGTAATCAATGATTCTGACGACTTCTATTTGGGGGAATTGTTCGAGGATGTGGATAGGCATTATCAGAATAGATGGAAGTGGAAGTGGACGAGCTTCAACCGGGAGTATTTTGACAAGCCGTGGTTGCTTTTGTCGGCAGCGGGGGGCATTTTGCTAGTAGTGGCTACGTCATTCCAGGCCGTAATGGCCTTCTTAACTTACAAGTATAAAAATTGCTAG